In the Pan paniscus chromosome 8, NHGRI_mPanPan1-v2.0_pri, whole genome shotgun sequence genome, one interval contains:
- the TACC2 gene encoding transforming acidic coiled-coil-containing protein 2 isoform X3, which translates to MGGSQSLQPAPASDLNLEASEAMSSDSEEAFETPESTTPVKAPPAPPPPPPEVIPEPEVSAQPPPEEPGCGSETVPVPDGPRSDSVEGSPFRPPSHSFSAVFDEDKPIASSGTYNLDFDNIELVDTFQTLEPRASDAKNQEGKVNTRRKSTDSVPISKSTLSRSLSLQASDFDGASSSGNPEAVALAPDAYSTGSSSASSTLKRTKKPRPPSLKKKQTTKKPTETPPVKETQQEPDEESLVPSGENLASETKTESAKTEGPGPALLEETPLEPAAGPKAACPLDSESAEGAVPLASGGGRVQNSPPVGRKTLPLTTAPEAGEVTPSDSGGQEDSPAKGLSVRLEFDYSEDKSSWDNQQENPPPTKKIGKKPVAKMPLRRPKMKKTPEKLDNTPASPPRSPAEPNDIPIAKGTYTFDIDKWDDPNFNPFSSTSKMQESPKLPQQSYNFDPDTCDESVDPFKTSSKTPSSPSKSPASFEIPASAMEANGVDGDGLNKPAKKKKTPLKTMVEDVMSVCSLFDTFRVKKSPKRSPLSDPPSQDPTPAATPETPPVISAVVHATDEEKLAVTNQKWTCMTVDLEADKQDYPQPSDLSTFVNETKFSSPTEELDYRNSYEIEYMEKIGSSLPQDDDAPKKQALYLMFDTSQESPVKSSPVRMSESPTPCSGSSFEETEALVNTAAKNQHPVPRGLAPNQESHLQVPEKSSQKELEAMGLGTPSEAIEITAPEGSFASADALLSRLAHPASLCGALDYLEPDLAEKNPPLFAQKLQREAAHPTDVSISKTALYSRIGTAEVEKPAGLLFQQPDLDSALQIARAEIITKEREVSEWKDKYEESRREVMEMRKIVAEYEKTIAQMIEDEQREKSVSHQTVQQLVLEKEQALADLNSVEKSLADLFRRYEKMKEVLEGFRKNEEVLKRCAQEYLSRVKKEEQRYQALKVHAEEKLDRANAEIAQVRGKAQQEQAAHQASLRKEQLRVDALERTLEQKNKEIEELTKICDELIAKMGKS; encoded by the exons GATGTGGTTCTGAGACAGTCCCTGTCCCTGATGGCCCACGGAGCGACTCGGTGGAAGGAAGTCCCTTCCGTCCCCCGTCACACTCCTTCTCTGCCGTCTTCGATGAAGACAAGCCGATAGCCAGCAGTGGGACTTACAACTTGGACTTTGACAACATTGAGCTTGTGGATACCTTTCAGACCTTGGAGCCTCGTGCCTCAGACGCTAAGAATCAGGAGGGCAAAGTGAACACACGGAGGAAGTCCACGGATTCCGTCCCCATCTCTAAGTCTACACTGTCCCGGTCGCTCAGCCTGCAAGCCAGTGACTTTGATGGTGCTTCTTCCTCAGGCAATCCCGAGGCCGTGGCCCTTGCCCCAGATGCATATAGCACGGGTTCCAGCAGTGCTTCTAGTACCCTTAAGCGAACTAAAAAACCGAGGCCGCCttccttaaaaaagaaacagaccaCCAAGAAACCCACAGAGACCCCCCCAGTGAAGGAGACGCAACAGGAGCCAGATGAAGAGAGCCTTGTCCCCAGTGGGGAGAATCTAGCATCTGAGACGAAAACGGAATCTGCCAAGACGGAAGGTCCTGGCCCAGCCTTATTGGAGGAGACGCCCCTTGAGCCCGCTGCGGGGCCCAAAGCTGCCTGCCCTCTGGACTCAGAGAGTGCAGAAGGGGCTGTCCCCCTGGCTTCTGGAGGTGGCAGAGTGCAGAACTCACCCCCTGTCGGGAGGAAAACGCTGCCTCTTACCACGGCCCCAGAGGCAGGGGAGGTGACCCCATCAGATAGCGGGGGGCAAGAGGACTCTCCAGCCAAAGGGCTCTCCGTAAGGCTGGAGTTTGACTATTCTGAGGACAAGAGTAGTTGGGACAACCAGCAGGAAAACCCCCCTCCTACCAAAAAGATAGGCAAAAAGCCAGTTGCCAAAATGCCCCTGAGGAGgccaaagatgaaaaagacaccCGAGAAACTTGACAAcactcctgcctcacctcccagatcCCCTGCTGAACCCAATGACATCCCCATTGCTAAAGGTACTTACACCTTTGATATTGACAAGTGGGATGACCCCAATTTTAACCCTTTTTCTTCCACCTCAAAAATGCAGGAGTCTCCCAAACTGCCCCAACAATCATACAACTTTGACCCAGACACCTGTGATGAGTCCGTTGACCCCTTTAAGACATCCTCTAAGACCCCCAGCTCACCTTCTAAATCCCCAGCCTCCTTTGAGATCCCAGCCAGTGCTATGGAAGCCAATGGAGTGGACGGGGATGGGCTAAACAAGCCCGCCAAGAAGAAGAAGACGCCCCTAAAGAC GATGGTTGAAGATGTGATGTCTGTGTGTTCTCTGTT TGACACATTTAGGGTGAAAAAGTCGCCAAAACGGTCTCCTCTCTCTGATCCACCTTCCCAG GACCCCACCCCAGCTGCTACACCAGAAACACCACCAGTGATCTCTGCGGTGGTCCACGCCACAGATGAGGAAAAGCTGGCAGTCACCAACCAGAAGTGGACGTGCATGACAGTGGACCTAGAGGCTGACAAACAGGACTACCCGCAGCCCTCGGACCTGTCCACCTTTGTAAACGAGACCAAATTCAGTTCACCCACTGAGG agtTGGATTACAGAAACTCCTATGAAATTGAATATATGGAGAAAATTGGCTCCTCCTTACCT CAGGACGATGATGCCCCGAAGAAGCAGGCCTTGTACCTTATGTTTGACACTTCTCAGGAGAGCCCTGTCAAGTCATCTCCCGTCCGCATGTCAGAGTCCCCGACGCCGTGTTCAGG GTCAAGTTTTGAAGAGACTGAAGCCCTTGTGAACACTGCTGCGAAAAACCAGCATCCTGTCCCACGAGGACTGGCCCCTAACCAAGAGTCACACTTGCAGGTGCCAGAGAAATCCTCCCagaaggagctggaggccatggGCTTGGGCACCCCTTCAGAAGCGATTGAAATT ACAGCTCCCGAGGGCTCCTTTGCCTCTGCTGACGCCCTCCTCAGCAGGCTAGCTCACCCCGCCTCTCTCTGTGGTGCACTTGACTATCTGGAGCCCGACTTAGCAGAAAAGAACCCCCCACTATTCGCTCAGAAACTCCAG AGAGAGGCTGCTCACCCAACAGACGTCTCCATCTCCAAAACAGCCTTGTACTCCCGCATCGGGACCGCTGAGGTGGAGAAACCTGCAGGCCTTCTGTTCCAGCAGCCCGACCTGGACTCTGCCCTCCAGATCGCCAGAGCGGAG ATCATAACCAAGGAGAGAGAGGTCTCAGAATGGAAAGATAAATATGAAGAAAGCAGGCGGGAAGTGATGGAAATGAG GAAAATAGTGGCCGAGTATGAGAAGACCATCGCTCAGATGATAG AGGACGAACAGAGAGAGAAGTCAGTCTCCCACCAGACGGTGCAGCAGCTGGTTCTGGAGAAGGAGCAAGCCCTGGCCGACCTGAACTCCGTGGAGAAGTCTCTGGCCGACCTCTTCAGGAGATATGAGAAGATGAAGGAGGTCCTAGAAGGCTTCCGCAAG AATGAAGAGGTGCTGAAGAGATGTGCGCAGGAGTACCTGTCTCGGGTGAAGAAGGAGGAGCAGAGGTACCAGGCCCTGAAGGTGCACGCGGAGGAGAAACTGGACAG GGCCAATGCTGAGATTGCTCAGGTTCGAGGCAAGGCCCAGCAGGAGCAAGCCGCCCACCAGGCCAGCCTGCGGAAGGAGCAGCTGCGAGTGGACGCCCTGGAAAGGACGCTGGAGCAGAAG
- the TACC2 gene encoding transforming acidic coiled-coil-containing protein 2 isoform X7 — protein sequence MPLRRPKMKKTPEKLDNTPASPPRSPAEPNDIPIAKGTYTFDIDKWDDPNFNPFSSTSKMQESPKLPQQSYNFDPDTCDESVDPFKTSSKTPSSPSKSPASFEIPASAMEANGVDGDGLNKPAKKKKTPLKTDTFRVKKSPKRSPLSDPPSQDPTPAATPETPPVISAVVHATDEEKLAVTNQKWTCMTVDLEADKQDYPQPSDLSTFVNETKFSSPTEELDYRNSYEIEYMEKIGSSLPQDDDAPKKQALYLMFDTSQESPVKSSPVRMSESPTPCSGSSFEETEALVNTAAKNQHPVPRGLAPNQESHLQVPEKSSQKELEAMGLGTPSEAIEITAPEGSFASADALLSRLAHPASLCGALDYLEPDLAEKNPPLFAQKLQEELEFAIMRIEALKLARQIALASRSHQDAKREAAHPTDVSISKTALYSRIGTAEVEKPAGLLFQQPDLDSALQIARAEIITKEREVSEWKDKYEESRREVMEMRKIVAEYEKTIAQMIEDEQREKSVSHQTVQQLVLEKEQALADLNSVEKSLADLFRRYEKMKEVLEGFRKNEEVLKRCAQEYLSRVKKEEQRYQALKVHAEEKLDRANAEIAQVRGKAQQEQAAHQASLRKEQLRVDALERTLEQKNKEIEELTKICDELIAKMGKS from the exons ATGCCCCTGAGGAGgccaaagatgaaaaagacaccCGAGAAACTTGACAAcactcctgcctcacctcccagatcCCCTGCTGAACCCAATGACATCCCCATTGCTAAAGGTACTTACACCTTTGATATTGACAAGTGGGATGACCCCAATTTTAACCCTTTTTCTTCCACCTCAAAAATGCAGGAGTCTCCCAAACTGCCCCAACAATCATACAACTTTGACCCAGACACCTGTGATGAGTCCGTTGACCCCTTTAAGACATCCTCTAAGACCCCCAGCTCACCTTCTAAATCCCCAGCCTCCTTTGAGATCCCAGCCAGTGCTATGGAAGCCAATGGAGTGGACGGGGATGGGCTAAACAAGCCCGCCAAGAAGAAGAAGACGCCCCTAAAGAC TGACACATTTAGGGTGAAAAAGTCGCCAAAACGGTCTCCTCTCTCTGATCCACCTTCCCAG GACCCCACCCCAGCTGCTACACCAGAAACACCACCAGTGATCTCTGCGGTGGTCCACGCCACAGATGAGGAAAAGCTGGCAGTCACCAACCAGAAGTGGACGTGCATGACAGTGGACCTAGAGGCTGACAAACAGGACTACCCGCAGCCCTCGGACCTGTCCACCTTTGTAAACGAGACCAAATTCAGTTCACCCACTGAGG agtTGGATTACAGAAACTCCTATGAAATTGAATATATGGAGAAAATTGGCTCCTCCTTACCT CAGGACGATGATGCCCCGAAGAAGCAGGCCTTGTACCTTATGTTTGACACTTCTCAGGAGAGCCCTGTCAAGTCATCTCCCGTCCGCATGTCAGAGTCCCCGACGCCGTGTTCAGG GTCAAGTTTTGAAGAGACTGAAGCCCTTGTGAACACTGCTGCGAAAAACCAGCATCCTGTCCCACGAGGACTGGCCCCTAACCAAGAGTCACACTTGCAGGTGCCAGAGAAATCCTCCCagaaggagctggaggccatggGCTTGGGCACCCCTTCAGAAGCGATTGAAATT ACAGCTCCCGAGGGCTCCTTTGCCTCTGCTGACGCCCTCCTCAGCAGGCTAGCTCACCCCGCCTCTCTCTGTGGTGCACTTGACTATCTGGAGCCCGACTTAGCAGAAAAGAACCCCCCACTATTCGCTCAGAAACTCCAG GAGGAGTTAGAGTTTGCCATCATGCGGATAGAAGCCCTGAAGCTGGCCAGGCAGATTGCTTTGGCTTCCCGCAGCCACCAGGATGCCAAG AGAGAGGCTGCTCACCCAACAGACGTCTCCATCTCCAAAACAGCCTTGTACTCCCGCATCGGGACCGCTGAGGTGGAGAAACCTGCAGGCCTTCTGTTCCAGCAGCCCGACCTGGACTCTGCCCTCCAGATCGCCAGAGCGGAG ATCATAACCAAGGAGAGAGAGGTCTCAGAATGGAAAGATAAATATGAAGAAAGCAGGCGGGAAGTGATGGAAATGAG GAAAATAGTGGCCGAGTATGAGAAGACCATCGCTCAGATGATAG AGGACGAACAGAGAGAGAAGTCAGTCTCCCACCAGACGGTGCAGCAGCTGGTTCTGGAGAAGGAGCAAGCCCTGGCCGACCTGAACTCCGTGGAGAAGTCTCTGGCCGACCTCTTCAGGAGATATGAGAAGATGAAGGAGGTCCTAGAAGGCTTCCGCAAG AATGAAGAGGTGCTGAAGAGATGTGCGCAGGAGTACCTGTCTCGGGTGAAGAAGGAGGAGCAGAGGTACCAGGCCCTGAAGGTGCACGCGGAGGAGAAACTGGACAG GGCCAATGCTGAGATTGCTCAGGTTCGAGGCAAGGCCCAGCAGGAGCAAGCCGCCCACCAGGCCAGCCTGCGGAAGGAGCAGCTGCGAGTGGACGCCCTGGAAAGGACGCTGGAGCAGAAG
- the TACC2 gene encoding transforming acidic coiled-coil-containing protein 2 isoform X1, which translates to MPLRRPKMKKTPEKLDNTPASPPRSPAEPNDIPIAKGTYTFDIDKWDDPNFNPFSSTSKMQESPKLPQQSYNFDPDTCDESVDPFKTSSKTPSSPSKSPASFEIPASAMEANGVDGDGLNKPAKKKKTPLKTDTFRVKKSPKRSPLSDPPSQDPTPAATPETPPVISAVVHATDEEKLAVTNQKWTCMTVDLEADKQDYPQPSDLSTFVNETKFSSPTEELDYRNSYEIEYMEKIGSSLPQDDDAPKKQALYLMFDTSQESPVKSSPVRMSESPTPCSGSSFEETEALVNTAAKNQHPVPRGLAPNQESHLQVPEKSSQKELEAMGLGTPSEAIEITAPEGSFASADALLSRLAHPASLCGALDYLEPDLAEKNPPLFAQKLQREAAHPTDVSISKTALYSRIGTAEVEKPAGLLFQQPDLDSALQIARAEIITKEREVSEWKDKYEESRREVMEMRKIVAEYEKTIAQMIEDEQREKSVSHQTVQQLVLEKEQALADLNSVEKSLADLFRRYEKMKEVLEGFRKNEEVLKRCAQEYLSRVKKEEQRYQALKVHAEEKLDRANAEIAQVRGKAQQEQAAHQASLRKEQLRVDALERTLEQKNKEIEELTKICDELIAKMGKS; encoded by the exons ATGCCCCTGAGGAGgccaaagatgaaaaagacaccCGAGAAACTTGACAAcactcctgcctcacctcccagatcCCCTGCTGAACCCAATGACATCCCCATTGCTAAAGGTACTTACACCTTTGATATTGACAAGTGGGATGACCCCAATTTTAACCCTTTTTCTTCCACCTCAAAAATGCAGGAGTCTCCCAAACTGCCCCAACAATCATACAACTTTGACCCAGACACCTGTGATGAGTCCGTTGACCCCTTTAAGACATCCTCTAAGACCCCCAGCTCACCTTCTAAATCCCCAGCCTCCTTTGAGATCCCAGCCAGTGCTATGGAAGCCAATGGAGTGGACGGGGATGGGCTAAACAAGCCCGCCAAGAAGAAGAAGACGCCCCTAAAGAC TGACACATTTAGGGTGAAAAAGTCGCCAAAACGGTCTCCTCTCTCTGATCCACCTTCCCAG GACCCCACCCCAGCTGCTACACCAGAAACACCACCAGTGATCTCTGCGGTGGTCCACGCCACAGATGAGGAAAAGCTGGCAGTCACCAACCAGAAGTGGACGTGCATGACAGTGGACCTAGAGGCTGACAAACAGGACTACCCGCAGCCCTCGGACCTGTCCACCTTTGTAAACGAGACCAAATTCAGTTCACCCACTGAGG agtTGGATTACAGAAACTCCTATGAAATTGAATATATGGAGAAAATTGGCTCCTCCTTACCT CAGGACGATGATGCCCCGAAGAAGCAGGCCTTGTACCTTATGTTTGACACTTCTCAGGAGAGCCCTGTCAAGTCATCTCCCGTCCGCATGTCAGAGTCCCCGACGCCGTGTTCAGG GTCAAGTTTTGAAGAGACTGAAGCCCTTGTGAACACTGCTGCGAAAAACCAGCATCCTGTCCCACGAGGACTGGCCCCTAACCAAGAGTCACACTTGCAGGTGCCAGAGAAATCCTCCCagaaggagctggaggccatggGCTTGGGCACCCCTTCAGAAGCGATTGAAATT ACAGCTCCCGAGGGCTCCTTTGCCTCTGCTGACGCCCTCCTCAGCAGGCTAGCTCACCCCGCCTCTCTCTGTGGTGCACTTGACTATCTGGAGCCCGACTTAGCAGAAAAGAACCCCCCACTATTCGCTCAGAAACTCCAG AGAGAGGCTGCTCACCCAACAGACGTCTCCATCTCCAAAACAGCCTTGTACTCCCGCATCGGGACCGCTGAGGTGGAGAAACCTGCAGGCCTTCTGTTCCAGCAGCCCGACCTGGACTCTGCCCTCCAGATCGCCAGAGCGGAG ATCATAACCAAGGAGAGAGAGGTCTCAGAATGGAAAGATAAATATGAAGAAAGCAGGCGGGAAGTGATGGAAATGAG GAAAATAGTGGCCGAGTATGAGAAGACCATCGCTCAGATGATAG AGGACGAACAGAGAGAGAAGTCAGTCTCCCACCAGACGGTGCAGCAGCTGGTTCTGGAGAAGGAGCAAGCCCTGGCCGACCTGAACTCCGTGGAGAAGTCTCTGGCCGACCTCTTCAGGAGATATGAGAAGATGAAGGAGGTCCTAGAAGGCTTCCGCAAG AATGAAGAGGTGCTGAAGAGATGTGCGCAGGAGTACCTGTCTCGGGTGAAGAAGGAGGAGCAGAGGTACCAGGCCCTGAAGGTGCACGCGGAGGAGAAACTGGACAG GGCCAATGCTGAGATTGCTCAGGTTCGAGGCAAGGCCCAGCAGGAGCAAGCCGCCCACCAGGCCAGCCTGCGGAAGGAGCAGCTGCGAGTGGACGCCCTGGAAAGGACGCTGGAGCAGAAG